GGGTATATTGTATAGTTTCTCTGCCAGGTCGTTAGCTTCTGCATCTGGATATTTTACAGTAAATCTTATCCTAGCTATTTTTTTGCCGTTCTTTATCTTCTCATAGGTCATCTTCACATCTGTATGCTGATTAATCTCTTGCATTGAAGTCTTTAGGACTCTTTTTTCAAAGTCATAGAAGCGATTATATTCGTCTGGTGCAATCCCTAGTTTATCCCGCAGGTCTTGTATATCAAATTCTCTGTCCTTTGTTGGCTTCTTGTACCCTTGATACTGCTTTAAGAGTTCATAAATTCTTATACTATATTTACTATCCAGATGTAATACATTTTTAAGTTGGTAGCTTGTAAATGTCTTTTTTAACTGCAACAGATAAGGGACTAGACCATCACCAAACTTTAACTTAACCACTCCTGTATTCTTGTAAAACCTTATACTAGAAAGCCATCCAGTAATTAATTCCTCTTGCTCAGTGTCAATTATAACCTCTCTTCGCCTTAGGCTTCTTACTGTGGCTCTAAACTGATCGTATTGCTTCCCCTGTAATTCCATTAGGTCGGTGAACTCTTTAATGTCCAGCTCTACCCAATCCATCTCTGGCTTGTCCCTGTCCAGTTTGCTAATGGCATATAATAAAACCTTTTGCTCGTTCAGATTCAAGTTATATCGTGCTTCCACTAACTTATTCCCTTTTACTACTAAACTATTCTCCATTCCACCACCCTTTTGACGACTTATTTTTCAATTGTCGTCATTATATCATAACCTGTGGATCAAGTATATAATTTGTCGTCATATAGTATATAATCTGTCGTCTTTAAGTATATAATTTGTCGTCTTATCCCCTCGCTATCCAAGCCTCAGACTGGCTTTCAAATCCCTAAAATAGTTAAAAGAAGTTAAAAGGTTCTTAGTTTATCTTCTTATGGGGTGGCCCTAAAGTGTAAAAGCAGACTTTAGGAAAGACTATTTTATGCAATCCAAAATGACTGCTTTATGGGATGCTAAGTTTTCATTAACGTGAGTTTTTTAGGGAGTGTTGGCGAGACTCCCTGACGTAAGATATCCACATTTTCCGGACACTACTTCTATCGGTGCAAAAAAATAAGCCCTATTTATAGAGCTGCTTCTTTAATTTAGCTTGTGCTAATGTAGTAGTACTGTGTGGTACTTAAATTTTTTTTGCCTTTACATCTGGAACTTCCAATAGTATTTCCTACAGGCTTATATTTATTTATAAAGTATAGTTCAAGATATGCAGAAGCAAAAACTGCTGATTCATCATTTCCAACAACCAGTACTTCAAACGTCACCTCTTCCGACTTCGATTTGCATTTTTCATGTATTTCTTTTGCCACTTCAGAATTCCGACCACTCGAATTATTCCTTATGTAGTCATTTAATCTTTTATATAGACCTTTACTATTCCCTATTTCCTTTCCTACTCCAATGTATAGCTTTTCTATGCCATAACTGATTCTATATAAGCCAATATTTCCTTTCAAATCTTCAATGTTGTCTTTATTCAATTCCCCTTTCTCTTTCCACTCTAAGTCCCATTTTTCTAGACTTTTACCCCCGATGATTTCGTTTTTTAATATGATTTTTGACATACCTATCTCCTTTTTGAGTTTAAGTATTATAAAAGACAGAGAGGTTTTCCTCTCTGTCTTTGCCTTGTCTATTATGTTATTGTCTAGCTCCACAAAGATTATCCCAGTTTCTACCACAGCCTGCTGCGTTTGAAGAGTTGGACTTAACAACTTTCTTTATCTTCAACTTTTTCACTATAGTCACCTCCTTTCAAAATCTTATGTACACGTTCTCTAATTTTAGATTTATAGCAATCACTTTTTTCACACTTTTTGAAATCAAAGTTCTCTAACTGAGCAATTCCAGCACATATTTCTAGACAGTATTCGCAGTAAGTAAACTTTCCATATTCCCAGTAATCTTTATTTCTTATATTTAACCATTTTTTTAAAACTTCACTCCTAGTCCAAATTCTCTTTATTTCACTAACTTTCCCCAAATCCAATTTGAAACTAATACAAGGCTGAACATTCCCTATACTATCGCAATATAATCCATATCTTCCGGCTTTACATGAAGGCTCATTTGGACTTAAAGGTTTGTTATTATTTGCATAGTAATTAGTCTCTTTATCAAGACAAAGCTTCCTATATTGCTCCTCACTTATCGATAGTCCAATTGGTTCTAAATCGGAGTTTAGCTTAGGCGTTATGGATGTATCTAAAATCATTTTATAACTATTATCTTTAGCAAAGCGAAGCAACTCTTTGTATCCACTAAAATTTTCTTTCATGAGTACAGCCTTGAGCTCAACATTAATGTTCTTGGCTTTTAATTTCCCAATGGCTTCTTTTGTCTTTCTGTATGACCCTTTGCATTGAGTTATACCGTCGTGTATCTTATCTTCCATCGAATACAAACTAATGCTTACTTTATTTATATTAAATTCACTCAACTTCCCTATAGAGTCGTCGTCTAGCAGAGTCGCATTGGTGAACAAATCTATACACATACCTTTTTGAGATATATACTTAAGCACTTCATATATGTCCTCACGCATAAATGGCTCTCCTCCGCTCAAAGTTATGGAAAATACACCCAAGTCATATATATCGTCAATTATCCTTTCTATATCTCCCAAGCTTAAACATCCATTTATACAATAATCTTCAAAAGGATGGTAGCAGTGCTTACATCTTATATTGCACTCATTAGTAATATCCATATGAAAGTTAAATAGATATCCTTCTTCGAATAGCTTTTCATGGAAATCTAAAACCTGACTATCCGATGAACTTTCTTCACTTTCGACGTTTTCAGTAGACGTTCCTCTTGCAAAGCAGTTTAGTGTTAAGCTTTCTCTTAAGTCATCAATAAAGTCTACAAGCTCCATAGAAGATATATCGTTTTCATTCAAAAACAGACTTATTTCTTCATAAGACGAAGTCTCTAATATATTGAATAGCATTGCAGATAAGTCTTCTAGATACGTTACCGTATGATTGTTTAAATTATTAATTATCATTTGAGCGCCATCACTACAAGAATAGTATCTATATATTACTCTATCAAAGTAATATTCACGATTTTTTATAAATTCCATTATATTATCCATATGTTAAATATCACTTCCTCAAGTTATATTATACATATATTTAAGTAGGTTTTAAAGAGATATTTTTATTGATTAAAGCATTGATTTTACAAGACCTTATAAGTGTGTTTGAGAATTTATTCAGCTTTAAAAGCTATAAGTTGGATTATCCAAAGTTCAAAATAAACTCGCTTTATAGTAAAAAAGAACCCCTAGTAGGGTTCTAGAAATTGATAGAGAAATTTCTAAGAATGGCACCGTGAACATTGCCGACAAAACCCATGCTAAGCCATTATTTGTTAAAACCTTATCGTCTCCCTCTGCTCCTCGATCGACAGCATGGTGTAAATCCTCGTAGTCTCAAGCGAACTATGCCCGAGTATATTCGCAAGCTCCAGCACGTTCTGGTTGTTGTGACGCAGCCACTGCTTTGCGAAAAGGTGCCTGAAGCTATGAGGGTAGACCTTGCATTCGCTAACTCCGGCGAACTTGGCTATTTCCTTTAGCTGCCTGAATATATTCGACCTATCTAGTGGTTGTCCGTTGGAAGTCCGAAATATTGTACCTGATTCTATACAATGTAAGTTTACATAATATCCGAGTTCTTCTACAAGATTTTCAGAAAGCGGTATGTACCTATGTTTCCCCTTACTTTTAACCTCCATATAGCCGTTTTCGAGTGCCTCAACCGTCAGAAACTCAAGCTCGGAAACCCTCATGCCGGTGTAGTAGAGCGTCAACATTATATACTTCAGCCTGGTCTTTTTCAGATTCTCCGCAGCCCTTACAAGTCTTTGAAACTCCCTCTCCGTAATCACATTGTCCAGCGAAGTTTTCCGTTGCTGCTTCTCCTGCTTCACCTTGAGGTCCAGGCCGCAGAACTTCAGATAGTTGTTCACTATGGTGATCTTATTGTTCACCGTGGACAGCTTAAAACTGTCCAGAAGCTCCCTTTTGTACTGGATCAGAAGCTCCATAGAGACTTCAGCCCCGTCTGCAAACTCCAGAAAGTCCTGGACATCCTTTAGATACTTGCTTATAGTGCTTTCAGTGAGCTCCCTGCACAGCAGCTCTTCCCTGTAAGCGCTCAGATTTTTCATTTTGTCAGCTCCTATATATTGAAATATTAGGTTCTAAATATCTCTATTATATACTAATTTTGGGCAAAAGGCACCATAATACTCTATTATGTTGTTTGGTTTTCGGTATTATACGAAAAATTCACAACTGTTGGATATACTGCGGCCATTGCCGACAAAACCTAAGTGAAATAGAAAAGACACTCGCTTTTCGAGTGCCTCCCTATCTATATACTTCTCTTCTATGACCTATGTCTATCACGAATATCTTTATCTCTCCATCGTCTATTTCAGCTAGTATCCTATAGTCTCCAAACCTGTATCTCCAGAAGTCTCCCAATTCACCCTTAAGAGCTTTTCCTTTTATCCTCGGATTCTTAGCTCCTTGAAGGTTTTTCTTTATGAAGGATATTATCATGGCGCTGTTACGCTTATCCATCTTCTTTAGAGTCTTTAGAGCCTTGTCGCTAATTACGACATCATAGCCGCCCATTAAAGACCCAACTCTTTCTCCACTTCATCCAGTGAATAGAATTTAGTATCTTCTTTGTTGGCAATGTAGTCTCTATAGGATTCCATATCGATCTCGTCTTCTATCTTCTGGATAACCGACTCTCTCACTAATTCAGAAACAGTCATATTCTTCACTTTTGCATACTCGCGTATTAAGTCATTGTCTTCATTGTCCACTCTCACAGTAATAACAGCCATAGTCATCGCCTCCTTCTCTCTGTAATACAATTGTATTACAATACTTTCTGGAAGTCAAGTTCTGCTTTTTCCACCTTCTTTTTTTCTTTCTAGAAGTGTCTTGATACACCCCCATATGATTATAATACCCTTTGAATCTAAACTACTCTATGCATCCAAGCAAGAATCTCTTTACCTTCTCTTTCTCTAAAGTGTCGTAGTACCTGCACATAAGTCGATTGTATTCTCTGACTTTTTTGATAGGTATATCGAAAATCCCCAGTCCTTCGTTTATCAGATATCCATTTATAAATATCCTAGCGGTCCTCTTATTGCAATCTATGAAGAATTGGCTGTAGCATAGCCAAAGAAAAAGCTCTATAGCCAATTCCTTTCCACTATATCTTTCCACCCTAGACTTGAACCCTTCTTCAAATCTCTGTTCCAGCAGCTCGTGGTCAGGACATCTATAGTTTATAGTTCCGCCTATAGCTACAGATTCGCTTCTAAACTCTCCCCAAACTTTTGTTATTCCGTAGCCTGTCATAGAGTGTATCTTTAAGAGTAGCTTCTTAGATAGTGTAAACTCTCCTGATCTGACAAGACCTATAGTGTATTTGTAGGCTGTAAGAAGATTTATTACTTCCTGCTCCTCTTTAAGCGTATATCCGCCGACACTATATCCCTGAACTAGTGTCTCTATGTCAGGCAGCGTCATATTGTTTCCTTCCTGGCTGCTTATATTGTATATATAGTTGCTTAATGATTTTGACAGCTTGAAAATTAAGTCTTCAATGCGTTCCGTAATTTTAAGCACCTCCGTATTGTTATAATCACCTGCAAACCTAAGCCGTATTTGAAAAAGTGGGAAGCGCGCTTCCCGGTTTTCAGCTCCTTTTTTACCATTAATAGGTTTTAATCTTGTGTTCCTCAACCCACTTTAAAATACAGTCCTTATCACACTCACCTTTACCTATTATAAGCCCTAGCTCAATAAGTTCCTGCTGTGTGTAGCTTATATTCACTCCATTTACTTTAAGCCCAACAAGCAAAATATGGACTGCTATTCGTTTGTTTCCATCTAAGAAAGGGTGATTTTGTCCCAGTCCATAGCATAGCACAGAGAACTTTTCTTCTACTGTCGGATAGAGCTCTTGCTCGCCAAATGTCTGAAGTGGATTATTGTATGCAGATTCAAGCAAATTCATATCCTTAACTCCTGCACTCCCACCTGTAACTTCAGCTATTTTGGCCTGATCACTTATAATCTGCTCAAGTGATGGATAGATCATTTCGCCAGCTCCTTGTATGCTTCCATATTTACTTCTATCATATCTTTACTGACTGCATCCCAGTTTGTTTTATTCCTATTTTTTTTAATATTTAAGTATTCTGCGAAATCAACTACTTCTGCAAGGTCATCTTCTGACAGTACTTCCATAAGCTTAAGAAGCGTATCTTTTGCCGTATTCATTTTTAACACCCCCATATTATTATAATACCCTTTAAATCCAATCTCTATTTTAAAAAGTGGGAAGCGCGCTTCCTGGTTTTCGGTTCCTTTTTTACCATAAATAGGTTTAGTT
This genomic window from Andreesenia angusta contains:
- a CDS encoding replication initiation protein; this translates as MENSLVVKGNKLVEARYNLNLNEQKVLLYAISKLDRDKPEMDWVELDIKEFTDLMELQGKQYDQFRATVRSLRRREVIIDTEQEELITGWLSSIRFYKNTGVVKLKFGDGLVPYLLQLKKTFTSYQLKNVLHLDSKYSIRIYELLKQYQGYKKPTKDREFDIQDLRDKLGIAPDEYNRFYDFEKRVLKTSMQEINQHTDVKMTYEKIKNGKKIARIRFTVKYPDAEANDLAEKLYNIPELKINCGLEQENWTAKQIADLYEMACTKAEDVDVYAYIKLNYIKMLEQGKARNKFAYLLKSLEEDYAGYRPIYAD
- a CDS encoding radical SAM protein, coding for MDNIMEFIKNREYYFDRVIYRYYSCSDGAQMIINNLNNHTVTYLEDLSAMLFNILETSSYEEISLFLNENDISSMELVDFIDDLRESLTLNCFARGTSTENVESEESSSDSQVLDFHEKLFEEGYLFNFHMDITNECNIRCKHCYHPFEDYCINGCLSLGDIERIIDDIYDLGVFSITLSGGEPFMREDIYEVLKYISQKGMCIDLFTNATLLDDDSIGKLSEFNINKVSISLYSMEDKIHDGITQCKGSYRKTKEAIGKLKAKNINVELKAVLMKENFSGYKELLRFAKDNSYKMILDTSITPKLNSDLEPIGLSISEEQYRKLCLDKETNYYANNNKPLSPNEPSCKAGRYGLYCDSIGNVQPCISFKLDLGKVSEIKRIWTRSEVLKKWLNIRNKDYWEYGKFTYCEYCLEICAGIAQLENFDFKKCEKSDCYKSKIRERVHKILKGGDYSEKVEDKESC
- a CDS encoding tyrosine-type recombinase/integrase, which produces MKNLSAYREELLCRELTESTISKYLKDVQDFLEFADGAEVSMELLIQYKRELLDSFKLSTVNNKITIVNNYLKFCGLDLKVKQEKQQRKTSLDNVITEREFQRLVRAAENLKKTRLKYIMLTLYYTGMRVSELEFLTVEALENGYMEVKSKGKHRYIPLSENLVEELGYYVNLHCIESGTIFRTSNGQPLDRSNIFRQLKEIAKFAGVSECKVYPHSFRHLFAKQWLRHNNQNVLELANILGHSSLETTRIYTMLSIEEQRETIRF
- a CDS encoding type II toxin-antitoxin system RelE family toxin yields the protein MGGYDVVISDKALKTLKKMDKRNSAMIISFIKKNLQGAKNPRIKGKALKGELGDFWRYRFGDYRILAEIDDGEIKIFVIDIGHRREVYR
- the relB gene encoding type II toxin-antitoxin system RelB family antitoxin; the encoded protein is MAVITVRVDNEDNDLIREYAKVKNMTVSELVRESVIQKIEDEIDMESYRDYIANKEDTKFYSLDEVEKELGL
- a CDS encoding Fic family protein; protein product: MLKITERIEDLIFKLSKSLSNYIYNISSQEGNNMTLPDIETLVQGYSVGGYTLKEEQEVINLLTAYKYTIGLVRSGEFTLSKKLLLKIHSMTGYGITKVWGEFRSESVAIGGTINYRCPDHELLEQRFEEGFKSRVERYSGKELAIELFLWLCYSQFFIDCNKRTARIFINGYLINEGLGIFDIPIKKVREYNRLMCRYYDTLEKEKVKRFLLGCIE
- a CDS encoding type II toxin-antitoxin system death-on-curing family toxin, coding for MIYPSLEQIISDQAKIAEVTGGSAGVKDMNLLESAYNNPLQTFGEQELYPTVEEKFSVLCYGLGQNHPFLDGNKRIAVHILLVGLKVNGVNISYTQQELIELGLIIGKGECDKDCILKWVEEHKIKTY